A region of Nostoc sp. 'Peltigera membranacea cyanobiont' N6 DNA encodes the following proteins:
- a CDS encoding HhoA/HhoB/HtrA family serine endopeptidase, producing MQNQPRDGEHPSNSILSNTADVKDHNRAPWKKAAASLSLVLLGSGMTFAGGYMAGHPQQVSESASNLAVSRVNAAPPLPSATDPNFVTQVVQRVGPAVVRIDSSRTVKTQIPDEFNDPFFQRFFGSQMPEQQQNRVERGTGSGFIISADGRILTNAHVVDGADTVTVTLKDGRSFKGKVLGKDELTDVAVVKIQADNLPLVALGNSDKLQPGEWAIAIGNPLGLDNTVTTGIISATGRSSNLIGAPDKRVEYIQTDAAINPGNSGGPLLNYRGEVIAMNTAIIQGAQGLGFAIPINTAQRISSQLIATGKVEHPYLGIQMVGLTPQLKQNINSDPNSGLSVNEDKGVLVVKVVPNSPAAKAGIRAGDVIQKLGGQTVTDASSVQKVVENSQVGGDLRLELRRNGQNLNVAVQPGAFPTQPVQ from the coding sequence ATGCAAAACCAACCTCGTGATGGAGAACACCCATCAAATAGCATTTTATCCAACACTGCTGATGTCAAAGACCATAATCGAGCACCCTGGAAAAAGGCTGCCGCCTCTCTATCGCTGGTGCTGCTGGGATCGGGTATGACATTTGCAGGCGGCTATATGGCTGGACACCCTCAGCAGGTGTCTGAAAGTGCATCTAATTTGGCGGTGAGTCGAGTAAATGCGGCTCCTCCATTACCATCTGCCACAGATCCTAACTTTGTTACCCAGGTGGTACAAAGGGTTGGGCCGGCTGTAGTGCGAATTGATTCTTCCCGAACCGTAAAAACTCAGATACCAGATGAATTTAACGATCCATTTTTTCAACGCTTCTTTGGCTCTCAAATGCCAGAACAACAACAGAATCGCGTAGAACGGGGTACTGGTTCAGGTTTTATTATTAGTGCTGATGGTCGTATTCTCACCAATGCTCACGTAGTCGATGGTGCTGATACAGTAACAGTAACACTTAAGGATGGACGTAGCTTTAAAGGAAAGGTTTTAGGAAAAGATGAATTGACTGATGTTGCTGTTGTCAAAATTCAGGCGGACAATCTGCCTTTAGTTGCATTGGGTAACTCAGATAAACTGCAACCTGGAGAATGGGCGATCGCGATCGGCAACCCCCTTGGACTAGATAATACAGTAACTACCGGAATTATCAGTGCTACTGGACGCAGTAGCAATCTAATCGGCGCTCCCGATAAGCGAGTAGAGTATATTCAAACTGATGCAGCCATTAATCCCGGTAACTCCGGTGGACCCTTGCTAAATTATCGTGGTGAGGTAATTGCCATGAATACAGCCATTATCCAAGGGGCACAAGGATTAGGTTTTGCTATTCCCATCAACACAGCACAACGCATTTCCAGTCAACTAATAGCTACAGGCAAAGTAGAACATCCTTATTTGGGAATTCAGATGGTAGGGTTAACGCCTCAGCTAAAACAAAACATCAACTCAGATCCTAATAGCGGTTTGAGTGTAAATGAAGATAAAGGTGTATTAGTTGTGAAAGTTGTGCCAAATTCACCAGCCGCTAAAGCAGGCATCCGTGCTGGTGATGTTATCCAAAAGCTCGGTGGGCAAACAGTCACAGATGCCAGCAGTGTCCAAAAAGTAGTAGAAAATAGCCAAGTCGGGGGTGATTTGCGCTTGGAATTACGTCGCAATGGACAGAATCTTAACGTAGCCGTACAACCAGGTGCTTTCCCCACCCAACCAGTACAATAA
- a CDS encoding ATP adenylyltransferase family protein, producing MAQGKILLKPGTLWTSVKERTNHALQCGALLSILTEFEFVEQDGVRFLVRILSNLNRKKAAKEKQEKQSVISGEEFNPFLPYEEDLFVADISDTHVCIFNKYNVVDYHLLIVTRTFQEQESLLNLEDFAAMWACLADFDGLVFYNSGKNAGASQRHKHLQLVPLPLASSGPQIPIEPLLTATQFQDSNATLTKLPFIHAFAPLNPDWMESPFTAAQATLEVYRTLLGAVGLDARQLGAYNLLATREWMLIVPRRQEHFQSISVNSLGFAGALLVRNAAEMEILKAQGPMTILKNVAIS from the coding sequence ATGGCACAGGGGAAAATCTTACTGAAGCCTGGCACTTTATGGACAAGTGTTAAAGAACGGACTAATCATGCTTTACAATGTGGGGCGCTACTGTCGATCCTGACAGAATTTGAATTTGTCGAACAGGATGGCGTGCGCTTTTTGGTGCGGATTTTGTCTAACCTGAATCGCAAAAAAGCAGCTAAGGAGAAACAGGAAAAACAATCTGTTATTTCTGGTGAAGAGTTTAACCCTTTTTTGCCTTATGAAGAAGATTTATTTGTGGCGGATATTTCCGATACTCATGTATGTATCTTTAATAAATACAATGTTGTAGATTATCACCTGCTGATCGTTACCCGTACCTTCCAGGAACAGGAAAGTTTGCTGAATTTGGAAGATTTTGCAGCTATGTGGGCGTGTTTAGCTGATTTTGATGGTTTAGTATTTTACAACAGTGGCAAAAATGCAGGTGCTAGTCAGCGACACAAACACTTGCAATTAGTACCACTACCGCTTGCATCTTCAGGGCCACAGATACCGATTGAACCTTTACTGACAGCAACACAATTTCAAGACTCGAACGCAACTTTAACAAAGCTTCCTTTTATACACGCTTTTGCACCACTAAACCCTGATTGGATGGAGTCACCATTTACAGCAGCCCAAGCAACACTAGAAGTTTATCGCACTTTGCTAGGGGCTGTAGGTTTAGATGCAAGGCAATTGGGTGCTTACAATCTGCTAGCTACACGAGAATGGATGTTGATCGTACCGCGAAGGCAGGAGCATTTCCAATCTATCTCTGTGAATTCATTAGGATTCGCTGGTGCTTTGCTAGTGCGAAACGCAGCAGAAATGGAGATTCTCAAAGCCCAAGGGCCGATGACCATTCTCAAAAACGTTGCTATATCTTAA